TGCGCGACGGGGAACAAACCCCCGGTGTTTCTTTGACTGCTGACGATAAAATTGAGATAGCCCGCCAATTAGGTATGCTTGGCGTTGACGTTATTGAAGCTGGTTTTCCAAGCAGTTCAGATGGCGAAAAACGAATCGTTAAAGACATTGCTAAACTGGGTTTAACCTCCCAAATCTGCGCGTTATCCCGCTGCACAAAAAAAGACATCGACGCCGCACTAGACTGTGATGTTGGCTTAATTCACGTGTTTATCCCAACCTCGCCCGTGCAGATGAAGCATGCAGTAAACATGACACCCGAACAAGTCCTGTCTTCCGCTGTTGAATCCATTCAGTATGTCAAAAAGCATGGCGTAAAATGCGAGTTCTCACCCATGGATGCCACACGCACAGAACTGCCCTTTCTACGGCAAATCTGCAGCGCCGCACAGGACGCAGGCATGGACAGCCTAAACGTACCCGACACAGTCGGCTGCATGATACCCAAAACAACCTACAAACTATTCAAAGACTTAGCATCATTCATCAAAGTGCCAATCAGCGCCCACTGCCACAACGACTTCGGCTTAGCCGTAGCCAACAGCCTCGCAGCGGTGGAAGCAGGTGCCTCTCAAATTCACGTTGCAGTCAACGGATTAGGTGAACGCGCAGGCAACGCAGCCCTAGAAGAAATCGTCACCACGCTGCATGTGGTTTATAATTACAAAACCAACATAAACACACGCTTACTCTACAGCACCAGCCGCATGGTAGCCTCCTTATCAGGTGTTTCCGTGCAAGTAAACAAAGCCATAGTTGGCGAAAACGCGTTTGCCCACGAATCTGGCATTCATACACGAGGCGTCACTGAGCAGCCTCTTACGTTTGAGCCCATCAGTCCCGAACTGGTCGGCAGAACACGCAAACTGGTCGCGGGTAAACTGGCGGGAACACGCGGCATTCAGGCGGAGCTGGAAGAAATAGGTATACACCCAACTGAGGAGCAGCTAAAGCAAATCGTGCAGCGCGTAAAAGACTTGGGGGACAAAGGTAAAATGGTCACTGACGCGGACTTGCTGGCGTTAACCTCTGCAGTTATAGGTCAAGTGATTGGGGAAGAAAAAATAGTTGACCTCTGTGACATGGCAGTGATAACAGGCATAAAAGTCATACCCACCGCTTCTGTACGCTTAACCATTGACGGCAAAGAATACACAGCCGCGGAAACAGGCGTTGGACCAGTGGATTCAGTGCTTAAAGCCATTCAGAAACTAACCAATAACATTGCAAAAATCCGCCTAAGCGAGTACAGGCTTGAAGCCATCACAGGCGGTTCTAACGCGGTTGCTGAAGTAATCATCAAAGTTGAAGACGAAAACGGCAACATCGTATCCGCAAGGGCAGCCCGAGAAGACATCGTAATGGCCTCTGTGGAAGCCATGATTAACGGCATAAACAAGTGCCTAATAAAAAATCGTAAGCAGGGAAACAAACAGTGAAAGTAGCCTACCAGGGTGAAGCAGGCGCATACAGCGAAATGGCAGTCTACAAATTCTTCGGAGCCACAGCTGAGCCGCTACCCTGTAAGGACTTCCGCGGCGTGTTCGAATCTGTAAGCAACAAAACAGTGCCCGCAGGCGTCATCCCAATCGAAAACAGCATCGAAGGCAGCGTCAATCAGAACTACGACCTCTTTTTATCCTATGACTTGAAAGTGCAAGGAGAAGTAGCCGTAAAACTCGCTCACGTCCTCATAGGCAACCAACAAACCAAGTTCGAAGATATCGAGAGCGTATACTCCCACCCTCAAGCACTCGCCCAATGCCGAAGTTACCTTGAAAAGCACAAATGGCAAATCATCCCCGAATACGACACCGCAGGCAGCGTCAAACTCATCAAAGAAAAAGGACTCCTCAACGCCGCCGCAATCGCCAGCGAAAAAGCAGCAGACCTCAACAACATGAAAATCATTGCCCGAGACATATCCGACAACCTCACCAACTACACCCGCTTCCTTGTGCTCGCACATCAAGATGCTGCGCCGACAGGCGATGACAAAACCAGCATCATCTTTTCAACCAAACACGAACCCGGAGCGCTATACAATGCACTAGGCGAATTTGCATCACGAAACATCAACTTGACCCGCATCGAATCGCGCCCAACCAAAAAAACAGCATGGCAATACAACTTCTACCTCGACTTTGAAGGACACAGAACAGAGAAACGCTGCACCGAAGCGCTACAAGCTATAGAAAAATACGCAACATTCGTAAAAATTCTAGGGAGTTACCCCAGAGTTATTTAATTGATAACTTTTCTGAACTACTGGGACGACGTCGCCGTCCACATTAGTCTTTGGCGAATGCGGCACTAGCAAGCTTCTCTAAATCAAGGTATTGTGTTTTTTCCACTGTGACTCCAACGAACTTTATTGTTCCGCCCTTGAACGCCGCTGGCGCTTTGTATTCCCGACTGACAGGATCACCGCTATCTCGTCCAATGCAGAGACCATCACCGCACAATGAAAACTTGCCAATCTGTGCATGCATAGGACCCTCCGCAACGAGTGTCTCATTAATGTACAGCTTCGTTTTGCCTTCAGATTCTTTGAATTTTCCTGAACCTTCTCTAACGAACTCTACACCTAAAACGTATTTACCTGGTTTAAGCTCAGGAGAGATAAACTGTTGCTCCGGAGGGATTCCCAAAAAGTTGTAGACATAATAGAGTTTCTTGTTCTTGATGAAGAGCGCGTGACCGCCAAATCGTGCACCTTGAGCAAAGATAAGTCCTGAACAGTCTGGATCGGTTATTTCGATATCAGCAAGAATCTTGTATGAGCGCCCAGCAACGTTGACAGCTGCAGACTCGGGAATTTCAGGAATCCCCGGATAGTAGATGTATCGTTCGCGTGGAGGTTCTTCGGTGGGTCGATATGTAGTAAGGACAGCAATTGCGCCGCGGTCATCTAGCGGCAGCACAAGGTTTTTGTCCGCTTCTTCGAACCAGGTCTTGATAAGCAACTACAATTTTTCAGGATACTCCTTAGCAAGATTTTTGGACTCAGAACGGTCTTCATCAGTATTGTAGAGTTCCCATACATCCTTGTCGAAGTGATCCTTATCTACTGGACAAGGGGCATGAATTGCAGCGGCCTTCCAGCCGTCCTCCCACATTCCCCGAGTACCCAGCATGGCATAATACTGCCGCTTTTTTCTCGTTGGATCATCTGGCTTCGCATCAAATGTATAACGCATTGAAACGCCCGAAAGTGGGACCTGTTCCACACCCTTGTAGACATTGGGCATCTCCAACCCACAAATATCAAGAATAGTTGCAACTATGTCAGTGCAATGATGGTATTGGTTGCGAACACCTCCTTGCGCGTTAATACCCTTTGGCCAAGAAATAACCAGAGGGTCACAAGTGCCACCTGCAAATTCAGAATAGCGCTTGAACATTTTGAAGGGAGTCGAGAAGGCGACAGCCCATCCTGTTGGATAGTGCTCGTAGGTATCTGGGCCGCCCAACACGTCGATAAGTTTCATGTTCTCAGCAATATCATCTGGGTAGGAATTGAAGAACTTGTTCTCATTGACTGAACCATTGGGGCTACCTTCTCCTGAAGCACCGTTATCCGCTAAGTAAATAACTAGTGTATTATCGAGTTGATGAGTCTCCTCAAGATAATCGATGATGCGGCCAATTTGTGCGTCTGTATATTCTGAGTATGCAGCGTAAACCTCTGCAAGGCGAGAGAACAATTTTTTCTCGTCGGCGTTAAGCGTATTCCATGGACGCACATGGTCTCCTGGGTTTGCTGCATCATCAGGCATTGGATTAATGGGTGTAAGTTGAGTACCCTCAGGAAGAAGCCCTTTAGCGATCATGCGTGGTAGTACCCACTCACGGTAGGCTTCATAGCCGTCGTCAAACTTGCCCTTGTACTTATCAATGTATTCCTGGGGAGCCTGATGTGGAGCGTGGTTGGCGCCTGGACAGAACCACATGTACCATGGCTTTGAGGGATTGGTGGATTGTTGGGCCCTTAGCATTGCTAGGGCTTGATCCGCAAGGTCTTTGGAGAGATGATAGCCCTCGTCTGGGAGGTAGGGTTGTTCGATGATTTCGTTGTCCCTGACTAGACTGGGATACCACTGGTTTGTTTCGCCACCTAGGAAGCCGTAGAAACGGTCAAAGCCCAAATTGAGCGGCCACCATTTGCGGGTAGCGCCAGATCCGAGGTCATTTTCGGGAACGTTGTGGTTTTTGCCTAACCAGAAGGTGCTCCATCCGTTATCTTGAAGGATGTGGCCGATTGTGGCGCAGCTAGCTGGGATGCGGCAGTGTTGACCAGGAAACCCGTTTGATGTTTCTGTTATAGACGCAAATCCGTTTAGGTGGTGATTTCGCCCAGTTAGGAGGGTGGAGCGTGTCGGTGCGCAAAGCGCAGTGGTGTGAAATTGTGAATACATTAACCCGTTGTCGGCCAACTTTTGCAGCGTTGGCATGTTGATCCTGCCGCCCATAGGCGACCAAGCTGCGAGACCGGTGTCATCATAGAGAATCAAAAGGATGTTTGGGGCTCCTTTGGGAGCTTTCTTTGGTATGTATGGATTCCAGTCTGGCGTTGAGTCTCGAACGTCCAGCTTGATAACACCCTTAAACGGTATCGCACTTCTTGAAAAAAATTCTTGAACTGGTTGTTTCTTTACATCGTTTGTTGACAAAAAAACACCTCGATTTAATCAAAATTACCATTTAACAGACTGCCTTTAGCTACAAATAAACCTGTGTGTACTCATTACAACAACAACCAAAGGTACCTTATTTTTTTTATCGTTTAACTGATGTGTAAAAAAATTCTCGATTATCTTTCTTCCAAATGTTTGTGTTCATATTTGGAGCCTATTAGTCAAGGTATGCAGAAATGATAGGAAGAGGTCAAATAGTCTATTTGGTTCCTATTAGAAATTCTATGCAGAACCTATAGAAGGGGAGAGTTATTGCCCTATAACCCTAACATTCTCAACCATAACCCAAGGCGCAACCAGCGACCCCACCTGACGCTCATTATTAGCAACCAAACGTATGTTTTTGAGCAACTCAAAGACGTTTCCCGCCAGCATCACGCCGCTGGATGCATCTGTGATTTTTCCATTCTTAATTTGCCATGCAGGAGTCGCGACAACGGAGAAGTCGCCGCTCATGGGGTTGCTGCTGTGTGCACCCTGCAGATAGTAGGCGATTAAGCCATCATCTATTTCTGCCAGAAGGTCTTCGCTGGTTTTGTTTGTGGGCATTATGTGGAAGTTGGTTGGTCCAATGTTTGGCGTGGACAGGTAACCGCTGCGTAGTGCGTTGCCTGTGCTTTCTTTGCCCTCTTTCTTTGCAGAGTAATTATCATAGAGGAAATTTTGCAGGATGCCGTTTTCGATAATTGGGGTTTTTTGTTGTGGAGTACCTTCTGCGTCAAAACGCCAACTCCGCATGCCACCGGGCAGTAATCCGTCATCGTAAATGGTGAGAGCCTCTGAGGCGACTTTTGTGCCGATTTTGTCTTTAAAGGCTGATTGCCCACGCTGCACGCTGTCAGCTTTAACGGCGTTGAGCAAAGTGTATCCTAAAAGTTCACCAAGTGCGAATTGGGTTAGGATTAGTTTGGTTGTTTTTGTCTTGACAGGTTTAGTTTTTAGAGCTGAAAGGGCAAGTTTGGCGGCTTCTTTGCCAACCCAATAGGGGTCAACTGTGTGGTTTCTTGAGATGTTAAATTCAAAACATGCAGGTGTTACTTTGTTGCCGTCTTTGGCAATAGTTTCAAGACTGCACTCAACCACTGTACCCTTATCAAAAGCCAAAACTCCCTTAGAGTTAGCTATGGCATTTTCAACATAGGCACTTCCCACGCCACCCTCAATTGATAAGACGCGTTTATCCACTTCTCCTGCGCGGTCTAACATTTGGGCTGCCAAACCCACAAGGTCTTCTGCGTGCAAATCGACGATTTTTTCATCAAAAATTCCTTGCAGAGTTCCGTATGGCTTCTTTTCTGGGAGACCATGCCAGTTTGGGTCTGGGGGGCTGGCTTTGGCTGCGTTCAACGCGTTGGATACGGCTTTTTGTATGGCTTCTTGGCTACTGATTATGTTGGTGTAAGCGAATCCGACGGATTTGTTTATTGTTGCCCTTATGCCGATGCCGCGGTCAATGGTTTTTTGGCTTTTGCTTATCTGTCCAAGGTTGATGCCGATGCTGATTGCTTGATCCTCGTAAACGTAGGCTTCGGCTTCTGAGGCACCAATTTTTAAGGCGTATTTAACAGCGTTTTCCGCTATGATTAGCATTTCGTTTTCTTTAAGCACTGCCACCCACCATCACTTTGTTAACTCGAATATGCGGTCCACCATCACCAATAAATGCAGTTTGCCCTTTCCCACATCTACCCATGTTCAGGGAAAAATCTTTGCCGACAGCATCCACTTTATGCAAGGTTTCCAGCGTGTTGCCGCTGATTGATGCGTCACGCACTGGTTCACCGAGTTCGCCATTGATTATTTCGTAGCCTTCTTGAATGCCAACTTGGAATGTGCCATCCAAATTTGCTTGTCCACCACGGAAACTTTTCAGATAAAAGCCTGACTTGACGCCTTCCAGCAGTTCCTCAAATCTGTGGTCTCTTGACGCCATGTACGTGTTACGCATACGAATTATGGGTTCCACTCGGAAATCCTCGGCGCGCGCGTTTCCTGTGGGTTTTGTGTTGAATTTTTGGGCGGTTTCACGGCTATGCATCAAACCCGTGACTATACCATCTTTGATTAGTAGGGTTTTCTGGGCAGGTACGCCTTCATCGTCATATCTAAAAGAGCCAAACGCGCCGGGAATGGTGCCATCATCATAAAAGGTGACCAGTTCTGAGCCGATTTTTTTGCCCATATTACTTGACAGCACGCCGCCTGACAAAGCCAAATCTGCTTCTGCTAAATGACCAAAGGCTTCATGGACAAATACGCCTACAACGTTTGGCCCCAAAATCACTGGGAAGGTTCCGCCTTTGATGGGTTTAGCACGTAACTGCTGAACGGCTCGTTTGGCAGCGTTTGTGCCTATTGTTTGCGGCGGGTTTTCTTGGAAAACTTCGTATCCCGCTGTTGAGCCAAGTTCTTCTCTGCTGTAGGTTAGGATGTTTTGGTATTGAGCTGAAGCGGTTATTCTTGCCCAAACA
This region of Candidatus Bathyarchaeota archaeon genomic DNA includes:
- a CDS encoding 2-isopropylmalate synthase gives rise to the protein MTTQNQKQIRIFDTTLRDGEQTPGVSLTADDKIEIARQLGMLGVDVIEAGFPSSSDGEKRIVKDIAKLGLTSQICALSRCTKKDIDAALDCDVGLIHVFIPTSPVQMKHAVNMTPEQVLSSAVESIQYVKKHGVKCEFSPMDATRTELPFLRQICSAAQDAGMDSLNVPDTVGCMIPKTTYKLFKDLASFIKVPISAHCHNDFGLAVANSLAAVEAGASQIHVAVNGLGERAGNAALEEIVTTLHVVYNYKTNINTRLLYSTSRMVASLSGVSVQVNKAIVGENAFAHESGIHTRGVTEQPLTFEPISPELVGRTRKLVAGKLAGTRGIQAELEEIGIHPTEEQLKQIVQRVKDLGDKGKMVTDADLLALTSAVIGQVIGEEKIVDLCDMAVITGIKVIPTASVRLTIDGKEYTAAETGVGPVDSVLKAIQKLTNNIAKIRLSEYRLEAITGGSNAVAEVIIKVEDENGNIVSARAAREDIVMASVEAMINGINKCLIKNRKQGNKQ
- the pheA gene encoding prephenate dehydratase, whose amino-acid sequence is MKVAYQGEAGAYSEMAVYKFFGATAEPLPCKDFRGVFESVSNKTVPAGVIPIENSIEGSVNQNYDLFLSYDLKVQGEVAVKLAHVLIGNQQTKFEDIESVYSHPQALAQCRSYLEKHKWQIIPEYDTAGSVKLIKEKGLLNAAAIASEKAADLNNMKIIARDISDNLTNYTRFLVLAHQDAAPTGDDKTSIIFSTKHEPGALYNALGEFASRNINLTRIESRPTKKTAWQYNFYLDFEGHRTEKRCTEALQAIEKYATFVKILGSYPRVI
- a CDS encoding TldD/PmbA family protein, with the translated sequence MAVLKENEMLIIAENAVKYALKIGASEAEAYVYEDQAISIGINLGQISKSQKTIDRGIGIRATINKSVGFAYTNIISSQEAIQKAVSNALNAAKASPPDPNWHGLPEKKPYGTLQGIFDEKIVDLHAEDLVGLAAQMLDRAGEVDKRVLSIEGGVGSAYVENAIANSKGVLAFDKGTVVECSLETIAKDGNKVTPACFEFNISRNHTVDPYWVGKEAAKLALSALKTKPVKTKTTKLILTQFALGELLGYTLLNAVKADSVQRGQSAFKDKIGTKVASEALTIYDDGLLPGGMRSWRFDAEGTPQQKTPIIENGILQNFLYDNYSAKKEGKESTGNALRSGYLSTPNIGPTNFHIMPTNKTSEDLLAEIDDGLIAYYLQGAHSSNPMSGDFSVVATPAWQIKNGKITDASSGVMLAGNVFELLKNIRLVANNERQVGSLVAPWVMVENVRVIGQ
- a CDS encoding TldD/PmbA family protein, which gives rise to MEDLLAKINNVATQKHQAQYSEARAQSLNKTMLTLKEGRVEAAKQGLEHGVAIRVLVNGAWGFASVGSLNEQILLTAVEDACKMAKTASASIKEPVSLASAKTVTDHVTLKPKINPADISMEDKIKTFTEINKATMGFDAKIKSCTIDYLDLTGTSQFANSDGTSLEMDKLYVWARITASAQYQNILTYSREELGSTAGYEVFQENPPQTIGTNAAKRAVQQLRAKPIKGGTFPVILGPNVVGVFVHEAFGHLAEADLALSGGVLSSNMGKKIGSELVTFYDDGTIPGAFGSFRYDDEGVPAQKTLLIKDGIVTGLMHSRETAQKFNTKPTGNARAEDFRVEPIIRMRNTYMASRDHRFEELLEGVKSGFYLKSFRGGQANLDGTFQVGIQEGYEIINGELGEPVRDASISGNTLETLHKVDAVGKDFSLNMGRCGKGQTAFIGDGGPHIRVNKVMVGGSA